Proteins from a genomic interval of Salvelinus sp. IW2-2015 linkage group LG14, ASM291031v2, whole genome shotgun sequence:
- the LOC111973225 gene encoding GTPase IMAP family member 4-like, which produces MTSSSGTVERKRRVSISVPPDMSEEPDNSDLRTVLLCSVGAGKSATGNTILGREAFKVDSSPESVTKACEKQSREANGRKIEVLDTPGLGEDRRSEIARCIMDKSVPEPHVFLLVVRLGVRLTEDERNTVKWIQQNVXEDASHYTMILVTCADSPRLRGNTVDDYVKQNQDLQTLIDSCGGXYHSFNNDDREDHNQVTELLEKIAEMVEVNKEGSYTNRMDQSAQXDITAQKIQSRSTTWGTTAAALLAAAITLLILSGVVRVAEPTDLAEPTVATGPALGLAKLARSRGRAGPALVVPTEVMRAAVRPALEXIKGILGVLVGVAGVALVALAGVDGLALVVAAGMAGVAGSAVGVAGLALGVPAGVAIIAGTGLXGVALVKIFQWYQNRQHNGQERGGKQKAS; this is translated from the coding sequence TGTCTGAAGAACCAGATAACTCTGATCTGAGGACTGTTCTGCTTTGTTCGGTTGGAGCAGGGAAGAGTGCAACAGGAAACACCATCCTTGGGAGAGAGGCCTTTAAAGTGGACTCATCTCCTGAGTCGGTCACCAAAGCATGTGAGAAACAGAGTAGGGAGGCAAACGGGAGGAAGATTGAAGTGTTGGACACCCCAGGACTGGGCGAGGACAGGAGAAGTGAGATAGCCAGATGCATCATGGACAAGTCAGTCCCGGAACCCCATGTGTTCCTGCTGGTGGTAAGGTTGGGGGTAAGGTTGACAGAGGACGAGAGGAACACTGTGAAGTGGATCCAGCAGAACGTCRGAGAAGATGCCTCACACTACACCATGATATTAGTCACCTGTGCTGATTCACCCCGACTCAGAGGAAACACAGTGGATGACTACGTGAAACAGAACCAAGACCTTCAGACACTCATCGACAGCTGTGGAGGCAKATATCACTCATTTAATAATGACGATAGGGAGGACCACAATCAGGTCACAGAGCTGCTGGAGAAGATAGCAGAGATGGTGGAGGTGAATAAAGAGGGGAGCTACACCAACAGGATGGACCAGAGTGCTCAGASTGACATCACTGCCCAGAAGATACAGAGCAGGTCTACAACTTGGGGCACTACAGCAGCAGCTCTTCTGGCAGCAGCCATTACGTTGTTAATACTCTCAGGAGTAGTGAGAGTAGCGGAACCAACAGACCTAGCGGAACCAACAGTAGCAACCGGACCAGCATTGGGATTAGCGAAACTAGCGAGATCAAGAGGAAGAGCTGGACCAGCATTGGTAGTACCAACAGAAGTAATGCGAGCAGCAGTCAGACCAGCATTGGAAKAAATAAAAGGCATATTGGGAGTACTAGTAGGGGTAGCAGGCGTAGCATTGGTAGCACTAGCAGGGGTAGATGGACTAGCATTGGTAGTAGCAGCAGGTATGGCAGGAGTAGCAGGGTCAGCAGTAGGAGTTGCAGGACTAGCATTGGGAGTACCAGCAGGAGTAGCAATAATAGCAGGAACAGGACTAKCAGGAGTGGCATTAGTAAAGATTTTCCAATGGTATCAAAATAGACAGCATAATGGACAGGAGAGGGGTGGAAAACAGAAAGCCTCCTAA